A region from the bacterium genome encodes:
- a CDS encoding NAD+ synthase — MSRFRVAMAQINTTVGDFEGNTRKIIERIEEAQALGADVVSFPELAVTGYPPEDLLIKTDFVHENLACLDEIARHVTRTAAIVGFVDSGDHLYNAAAVLHAGRVAGVYRKMRLPNYGVFDEKRYFQPGVESPVFVIRGIPVGVSICEDIWAPGGPLLAQSLAGALIAININASPYSTGKWRVREEMLKTRARDYAIAIAYNNLVGGQDELMFDGLGVILDAAGEVVARGPAFEERLITADLDIEAIRGIRRYNPIRTSDALQSEGVRVPVLTLSRDDPSGAPAPLTARAIVDPPEDTEEVYRALVLGTRDYVRKNGMRTVVLGMSGGVDSSLVACIAADALGPESVKGILLPSRFTSEASRRYAGSLGKALGIELLELPIDPVIAAYDQVLAGTFAGRARDVAEENLQARTRGNLLMALSNKMGWLVLTTGNKSEMSVGYATIYGDMAGGFAVIKDVPKTLVYRLAKWRNAKAGRPLIPTGVIERAPTAELRENQTDQDTLPPYEVLDPILQLYVEDDRSAEEIVAQGFNTQMVARVIAMVDRNEYKRRQAPPGIKITPKAFGKDRRLPITNWYRGRRPLETPAHPTVS, encoded by the coding sequence ATGAGTCGGTTTCGGGTCGCGATGGCCCAGATCAACACCACCGTCGGGGACTTCGAGGGAAACACCCGAAAGATCATCGAGCGGATCGAAGAGGCCCAGGCGCTGGGTGCGGACGTCGTCTCGTTCCCGGAGCTGGCGGTCACCGGGTATCCGCCCGAGGATCTCCTGATCAAGACGGATTTTGTGCACGAGAACCTGGCGTGCCTCGATGAGATCGCCCGACACGTCACCCGCACCGCGGCGATCGTCGGGTTCGTCGATTCCGGCGATCACCTCTACAACGCCGCCGCGGTTCTGCACGCGGGACGCGTCGCCGGAGTGTACAGGAAGATGCGGTTGCCGAACTACGGAGTCTTCGACGAGAAGCGATATTTCCAACCCGGGGTGGAGAGTCCGGTATTCGTGATCCGGGGAATCCCGGTGGGCGTGAGCATCTGCGAGGACATCTGGGCGCCCGGCGGACCGCTGCTCGCCCAATCGCTGGCCGGCGCACTCATCGCCATCAACATCAACGCCTCGCCCTATTCCACCGGCAAGTGGCGGGTCCGGGAGGAGATGCTCAAAACCCGGGCGCGCGACTACGCCATCGCGATCGCGTACAACAATCTGGTGGGGGGACAGGACGAGCTGATGTTCGACGGACTCGGGGTGATCCTCGATGCCGCCGGGGAGGTCGTGGCCCGCGGGCCGGCGTTCGAGGAACGCCTCATCACCGCGGATCTGGACATCGAAGCGATCCGCGGCATCCGCCGGTACAACCCGATCCGCACCTCCGATGCGCTGCAGAGCGAGGGCGTGCGGGTTCCCGTCCTCACGCTTTCGCGCGACGATCCCAGCGGAGCACCCGCGCCGCTCACCGCCCGCGCCATCGTCGATCCGCCTGAGGACACCGAGGAGGTCTATCGGGCTCTCGTCCTTGGGACGCGCGACTACGTCCGCAAGAACGGCATGCGGACGGTGGTGCTCGGGATGAGCGGCGGTGTCGACTCGTCGCTCGTCGCCTGCATCGCCGCCGATGCCTTGGGGCCGGAGTCGGTAAAGGGCATCCTGCTGCCCTCTCGATTCACCTCGGAGGCGAGCCGACGCTACGCGGGAAGCCTGGGGAAAGCGCTGGGCATCGAGCTTCTCGAGCTGCCGATCGATCCCGTCATCGCCGCCTACGACCAAGTGCTCGCCGGGACCTTCGCCGGCCGCGCCCGCGACGTGGCGGAAGAGAATCTCCAAGCCCGCACACGCGGCAATCTCCTCATGGCCCTCTCCAATAAAATGGGCTGGCTCGTCCTCACGACCGGGAACAAGAGCGAGATGAGCGTGGGCTATGCGACGATCTACGGGGATATGGCCGGAGGATTCGCGGTGATCAAGGACGTCCCCAAAACCCTCGTGTATCGCCTCGCCAAGTGGCGAAACGCCAAGGCGGGCCGACCCCTGATTCCGACGGGCGTGATCGAGCGTGCGCCGACGGCGGAGCTCCGGGAAAATCAGACGGACCAGGATACGCTGCCGCCGTACGAGGTGCTCGACCCGATCCTGCAGCTCTACGTGGAGGACGATCGATCGGCCGAGGAGATCGTGGCGCAAGGATTCAACACCCAGATGGTGGCGCGGGTGATCGCCATGGTCGATCGAAACGAATACAAGCGCCGCCAGGCTCCCCCCGGGATCAAAATTACGCCGAAGGCGTTCGGGAAAGACCGGCGGCTCCCGATCACGAACTGGTATCGCGGCCGGCGCCCCTTGGAAACCCCCGCCCATCCGACGGTGTCGTAA
- the mfd gene encoding transcription-repair coupling factor has product MTLSGMLPLLIRRREFLFVCEQLAQRRHPWVTGPSGAAKALVIGGLVTRVDAPAWVIMTPERDHAEKLADDLAAFLPSDRYAAHLLTPWESFNPEDRPPVEMEGARQRVLESVRRGRPHVIVTSAAGALHRVADPRWVDTVRVDLTVGGRGNLEQIVRQLAAAGYERADLVQRPGEMAVRGGLIDVYPSTGGDPVRIEWAGDEVESVRVFDAETQRTVKGLAGITLLPARSDPGAGIPLVDLVPDAVCILDEPNELERQARGLYDQAIAARQRGMETGRVPPDAPMPLVSWETIAAALEAHRTGALSALHRPARGQAVEIQFGPVESFAGQIEGLARELRKWGQAGRRIVVATRQAHRMVELLSDHHLSAGLAGRLDEPPAPGSLLVAPQALTTGFTLDDLVVVTDAEILGWRRRRRPLKWLHDGAHLSSWSDLSPGDLVVHIHHGIGVYRGLERLAMGGGERDYLHLGYAQGDALYVPTDQINLVQRYVGVEGQAPQVHRLGGTEWEREKRRVRERTREMARDLLTLYAARESKTGHAFAPDTPWQREMEEAFAYEETPDQWQAIQDVKRDMETSRPMDRLVSGDVGYGKTEVAVRAAFKAVMDGKQVAVLVPTTILAQQHFTVFRERFAAFPVRVEMLSRFRSPKEQNAVIESVRTGAVDVLVGTHRILSRTVKFKDLGLVIVDEEQRFGVTHKERLKQLRTQVDVLTLTATPIPRTLHMSLAGLRDLSVMETPPDARQPIRTVIREENPALVAEAIEQELGRGGQVYVIHNRVETIERAATRLRRLAPQARIAVAHGQMPEERLERIMLDFLGGRYDVLVCTTIVEIGLDIPRVNTIVIEDAHRLGLAQLYQLRGRVGRADRQAYAYLLYPRHARLTGEAEQRLMAMREFVELGSGLRLAMRDLEIRGAGNLLGPEQHGHLAAVGFDLYTQLLEQALRETRGESVEEPMEVAIDLDIAAYLPDTYISSPAQRMAAYRQLAAARTVEEGRTAVDELRDRYGPLPQPVQHLAEVIRLRVLARRAGVASISQERTGVLLRLADPSNTGDRARVLAGAWPGRIELTPEGILVRADAGGLPEMIPRVGDLLDALAVPDKAPVRAARAPLGRAER; this is encoded by the coding sequence ATGACATTGTCCGGGATGCTCCCGCTGCTGATCCGCAGGCGGGAGTTTCTGTTCGTGTGCGAGCAACTCGCACAACGCCGCCACCCCTGGGTGACCGGTCCCAGCGGGGCGGCGAAAGCATTGGTGATCGGCGGCCTGGTCACCCGCGTCGACGCCCCAGCCTGGGTGATCATGACCCCCGAACGGGATCACGCGGAAAAGCTGGCCGACGACCTCGCGGCGTTCCTCCCTTCCGACCGCTACGCCGCGCACCTCCTGACGCCTTGGGAATCGTTCAACCCCGAGGACCGGCCGCCGGTCGAGATGGAGGGCGCGCGCCAGCGGGTTTTGGAGAGCGTTCGGCGCGGTCGGCCGCACGTCATCGTGACGTCGGCGGCCGGTGCCCTCCACCGCGTTGCCGACCCACGCTGGGTGGACACGGTGCGGGTGGACCTCACCGTCGGAGGCCGGGGGAATCTCGAACAGATCGTCCGGCAGCTTGCCGCCGCCGGGTACGAGCGCGCGGACCTCGTGCAGCGGCCAGGGGAGATGGCGGTGCGCGGCGGGCTGATCGACGTCTACCCGTCAACCGGCGGCGACCCGGTCCGCATCGAGTGGGCGGGTGACGAAGTCGAGTCGGTCCGCGTCTTCGATGCAGAAACCCAACGAACGGTGAAGGGGCTCGCCGGGATCACGCTGTTGCCGGCCCGATCCGACCCCGGTGCCGGGATCCCGCTCGTGGATCTCGTGCCGGACGCGGTGTGCATCCTGGACGAACCCAATGAACTCGAACGCCAGGCGCGCGGCCTGTACGACCAGGCGATCGCCGCCCGCCAGCGGGGGATGGAAACGGGCCGGGTGCCCCCCGACGCGCCCATGCCCCTGGTATCCTGGGAGACGATCGCCGCCGCGCTGGAAGCCCACCGCACCGGCGCCCTGTCGGCCCTCCACCGGCCCGCCCGTGGGCAGGCGGTCGAGATCCAGTTCGGTCCGGTCGAGTCGTTCGCCGGGCAGATCGAGGGGCTCGCCCGCGAACTCCGCAAGTGGGGCCAAGCCGGCCGCCGCATCGTCGTCGCCACCCGCCAGGCGCATAGGATGGTGGAGTTGCTCAGCGACCACCACCTTTCCGCCGGGCTCGCGGGGCGCCTGGACGAACCTCCGGCGCCTGGGAGCTTGCTCGTCGCCCCCCAAGCCCTGACCACCGGATTCACGCTGGACGACCTGGTCGTGGTGACCGATGCGGAGATCCTCGGCTGGCGGCGGCGACGGCGTCCCCTGAAGTGGCTGCACGACGGCGCGCATCTTTCGAGCTGGAGCGACCTCTCCCCGGGCGACTTGGTCGTGCACATTCATCACGGCATCGGTGTCTACCGGGGGCTTGAGCGGCTCGCCATGGGCGGCGGCGAGCGCGACTATCTGCACCTCGGGTACGCGCAGGGAGACGCCCTGTACGTACCGACCGATCAGATCAATCTCGTGCAGCGGTACGTCGGCGTCGAGGGGCAGGCTCCCCAGGTCCACCGTCTCGGCGGCACCGAATGGGAACGGGAAAAGCGCCGCGTCCGCGAGCGGACGCGAGAGATGGCCAGGGACCTGCTCACACTTTACGCGGCACGCGAGAGCAAAACCGGCCACGCCTTCGCCCCCGACACACCCTGGCAGCGAGAAATGGAAGAGGCGTTCGCCTACGAGGAGACCCCCGACCAATGGCAGGCGATCCAGGACGTCAAGCGGGACATGGAAACCTCGCGTCCGATGGACCGCCTCGTCAGCGGCGACGTCGGCTACGGAAAGACCGAGGTCGCCGTCCGTGCCGCGTTCAAGGCGGTGATGGACGGCAAGCAGGTTGCGGTGCTCGTCCCGACCACGATCCTGGCCCAGCAGCACTTCACGGTATTCCGCGAACGGTTCGCCGCCTTTCCGGTCCGGGTGGAAATGCTCAGCCGATTTCGCTCGCCCAAGGAACAGAACGCCGTCATCGAATCCGTCCGGACCGGGGCGGTCGACGTGCTTGTCGGCACACACCGGATCCTCAGTCGAACCGTCAAATTCAAGGACCTCGGGCTCGTCATCGTCGATGAGGAGCAGCGGTTCGGCGTCACGCATAAAGAGCGGCTGAAGCAGCTCCGCACACAGGTGGACGTGCTCACCCTGACCGCCACCCCCATCCCCCGCACCCTGCACATGTCGCTCGCCGGGCTGCGCGATCTTTCGGTCATGGAAACGCCGCCCGACGCCCGGCAGCCGATCCGGACCGTGATCCGTGAGGAGAATCCGGCGTTGGTGGCCGAGGCGATCGAGCAAGAGCTCGGCCGGGGGGGGCAAGTCTATGTCATCCACAATCGCGTGGAAACGATCGAGCGGGCCGCCACGCGCCTCCGGCGGCTCGCCCCGCAGGCACGCATCGCCGTGGCCCATGGGCAGATGCCCGAAGAGCGCCTGGAACGGATCATGCTCGATTTTCTGGGAGGGCGGTACGATGTCTTGGTGTGCACAACAATCGTTGAGATCGGGTTGGATATCCCGCGGGTCAACACCATCGTGATCGAGGACGCCCACCGCCTTGGCCTCGCCCAACTCTACCAGTTGCGCGGGCGGGTCGGGCGGGCGGACCGCCAGGCCTACGCCTACCTCCTGTACCCCCGGCACGCCCGGCTCACCGGGGAGGCCGAGCAGCGCCTCATGGCGATGCGTGAGTTCGTCGAGTTGGGGTCGGGGCTGCGGCTGGCGATGCGCGACCTGGAGATCCGGGGGGCGGGGAACCTTCTCGGCCCGGAGCAGCACGGCCACCTGGCCGCGGTCGGGTTTGACCTGTACACGCAGCTCCTCGAGCAGGCACTCCGGGAAACCCGGGGGGAGTCCGTCGAGGAGCCGATGGAGGTGGCGATCGACCTGGACATCGCCGCGTACCTGCCGGACACGTATATCTCGTCGCCCGCGCAGCGCATGGCCGCCTACCGACAACTGGCGGCCGCCCGGACGGTCGAGGAGGGCCGGACCGCGGTCGACGAACTCCGGGACCGCTACGGTCCGCTCCCCCAACCCGTCCAGCACCTCGCCGAAGTCATCAGGCTCCGCGTCCTGGCTCGTCGGGCTGGGGTCGCGTCGATCTCGCAGGAACGGACCGGGGTGCTCCTCCGCCTCGCCGATCCGTCGAATACGGGCGACCGTGCGCGAGTGCTGGCCGGAGCATGGCCCGGCCGGATCGAACTGACCCCGGAGGGCATCCTGGTCCGCGCCGACGCCGGCGGGTTGCCGGAGATGATCCCGCGGGTCGGCGACCTACTCGACGCGCTGGCCGTTCCCGACAAGGCCCCGGTGCGGGCCGCCCGAGCGCCGCTCGGCCGGGCCGAGCGGTAA
- the mazG gene encoding nucleoside triphosphate pyrophosphohydrolase: MSTKRATFNDLVATMGRLRGPGGCPWDREQTHATLRAYLVEETYETLEAIDSGASDRLRQELGDLLLQVVFHAQMAAEAGTFTIDDVVSGLVEKLIRRHPHVFGDTQVTGSGEVLANWEVIKAEERAEGLHGPAAQDSTERSAVDGLPRALPALALAQQMQERAGRAGFTRPALDQAVASGHEALTALAAAPGGDPTPLPEVIGDLLFTVAGLPAWFGLDGEQALRDACARFRERLKRLEASARARPGRECTPDELFALWHATR; the protein is encoded by the coding sequence ATGAGCACCAAGAGGGCGACGTTCAACGACCTGGTGGCCACGATGGGCCGCCTGCGGGGCCCGGGTGGCTGCCCGTGGGATCGCGAGCAAACCCATGCGACGCTGCGAGCGTATCTCGTGGAGGAAACGTACGAGACCCTTGAGGCGATCGACTCGGGCGCTTCCGATCGTCTCCGTCAGGAGCTCGGGGACCTGCTGCTCCAGGTTGTCTTCCACGCGCAGATGGCCGCGGAGGCCGGCACGTTTACCATCGACGATGTGGTCTCCGGCCTCGTGGAGAAGCTCATCCGGAGACACCCGCATGTCTTCGGCGATACGCAGGTGACCGGATCCGGAGAGGTGCTGGCCAATTGGGAGGTGATCAAGGCGGAAGAACGCGCGGAGGGGCTCCACGGCCCCGCGGCGCAGGACTCGACGGAACGGAGCGCGGTGGACGGCCTGCCGCGTGCGCTGCCGGCGCTCGCGCTGGCGCAGCAGATGCAGGAACGGGCGGGCCGCGCCGGATTCACACGGCCGGCCCTGGACCAGGCCGTTGCCAGCGGTCACGAAGCGTTGACGGCGCTCGCCGCGGCCCCGGGCGGAGATCCCACCCCCCTCCCCGAGGTCATCGGGGATTTGCTCTTCACCGTCGCCGGCCTACCGGCGTGGTTTGGGCTCGACGGGGAGCAGGCGCTTCGCGATGCGTGCGCGAGGTTCCGCGAACGGCTCAAGCGCCTGGAGGCCAGCGCCCGCGCACGCCCGGGTCGCGAGTGCACGCCGGACGAACTGTTTGCGCTCTGGCATGCGACTCGATAA
- a CDS encoding S4 domain-containing protein codes for MRLDKFLQVSRLVKRRALANSLCHAGRVTVNGRAAAPAAPVRPGDILAIDVGMRRLRARVLVIPSGRPGRAPCVDVLDEHPLM; via the coding sequence ATGCGACTCGATAAGTTCCTGCAGGTGAGCCGGCTGGTCAAGCGCCGGGCGCTGGCGAACAGCCTGTGCCACGCCGGACGGGTCACCGTCAACGGCCGGGCCGCCGCGCCCGCGGCGCCGGTCCGGCCGGGCGACATCCTCGCCATCGACGTGGGGATGCGGCGGCTCCGCGCCCGCGTGCTCGTCATCCCCAGCGGGCGACCGGGGCGAGCCCCGTGTGTGGACGTCCTCGACGAACACCCGCTGATGTAA
- the eno gene encoding phosphopyruvate hydratase: protein MSAIRTIRAREILDSRGNPTVEVEVTLSTGTQGRAAVPSGASTGAHEAVELRDGDATRYRGLGVRHAVSHVGDTIGPALVGREAQDQEEIDRRMIALDGTANKGRLGANAILGVSLAVARAAAAEAGIPLFERLGGAEATTLPVPMMNILNGGKHADNALDFQEFMVVPVGAPTFAEALRMGTETYHALHHVLKTRGLSTGVGDEGGFAPHLENNEEALGLLVLAIERAGFAPGRDVALAIDPASTTFYRDGRYALQQGGDVRPTEGMIDYYAGLLNRFPIVSIEDGLAEDDWDGWVALTRRLGDRVQLVGDDLYVTAPARIAQGIQRAASNAVLIKVNQVGTLTETLQSIGMTCGHGWHAIISHRSGETEDVTIADLAVGTGAGQIKTGAPARSERVCKYNQLLRIEEALGARARYQGAAALAPAPRPAGGP from the coding sequence GTGTCGGCGATTCGGACAATCAGGGCGCGCGAAATCCTCGATTCACGGGGGAACCCCACGGTGGAGGTCGAGGTCACGCTCTCCACGGGCACGCAGGGGCGGGCCGCGGTCCCCTCGGGAGCCAGCACCGGCGCGCACGAAGCGGTGGAACTGCGGGACGGCGACGCAACGCGGTATCGTGGACTGGGAGTGCGCCACGCCGTGTCCCACGTCGGCGACACGATCGGCCCCGCGCTCGTCGGCCGCGAGGCGCAGGATCAGGAGGAGATCGACCGACGTATGATCGCCTTGGACGGGACGGCGAATAAAGGGCGCCTCGGCGCCAACGCGATTCTTGGAGTCTCACTCGCCGTCGCGCGCGCGGCGGCCGCCGAAGCCGGCATCCCGCTGTTCGAGCGCTTGGGCGGCGCGGAGGCCACCACGCTCCCCGTCCCCATGATGAACATCCTCAACGGCGGCAAGCACGCCGATAACGCCCTGGACTTTCAGGAGTTCATGGTCGTGCCGGTGGGCGCCCCCACGTTCGCCGAGGCCCTCCGGATGGGGACCGAGACCTATCACGCCCTTCACCACGTCCTCAAGACACGCGGGCTCAGCACCGGCGTCGGCGATGAGGGCGGATTCGCGCCGCACCTCGAGAACAACGAGGAGGCCCTGGGGCTGTTGGTCCTCGCGATCGAACGGGCCGGATTCGCGCCGGGCCGGGACGTTGCCTTGGCCATCGATCCCGCATCGACCACCTTCTACCGGGACGGCCGGTACGCGCTGCAGCAGGGGGGGGACGTCCGCCCGACGGAGGGGATGATCGACTACTACGCGGGCCTCCTGAATCGATTTCCGATCGTATCGATCGAGGACGGGCTCGCCGAAGACGACTGGGACGGTTGGGTGGCGCTGACGCGCCGGCTGGGGGACCGCGTCCAGTTGGTGGGGGACGACCTGTACGTCACCGCCCCCGCCCGGATCGCCCAGGGGATTCAGCGCGCGGCGAGCAACGCCGTCCTGATCAAGGTCAACCAAGTGGGAACGTTGACCGAGACGCTGCAGTCGATCGGCATGACTTGCGGGCACGGTTGGCACGCGATCATCTCCCATCGGTCGGGAGAAACGGAGGACGTGACGATCGCCGACCTCGCCGTCGGCACGGGGGCCGGGCAGATCAAGACGGGCGCCCCGGCGCGGAGCGAGCGGGTCTGCAAGTACAACCAACTCCTGCGGATCGAGGAGGCCCTCGGGGCGCGCGCCCGCTACCAGGGCGCCGCAGCGCTTGCCCCGGCGCCGCGCCCAGCGGGCGGCCCTTAG
- a CDS encoding lytic transglycosylase domain-containing protein, with translation MIAYVIVCLAALLLAATVLYLTTVHVAAAVARLPLEAGLDRPVHGIPFADLINRIAEAHHLNPALVAAVVAAESGFNARARSARGAYGLMQVLPNTWRELPSGAPCAPEIAHLTDPPCMDDPAANLEAGTAYLKRLVDRFGGNFPFALAAYNAGAGTVEQHEGVPPFPETTRYLRQVALAWFHLQHDGTLTPFWRRFIHSVNRGQEARVAVLLCLIALVIPVLWRTPKAYPPPLKQGYRR, from the coding sequence ATGATCGCCTACGTGATCGTCTGTCTGGCGGCCCTCCTACTCGCAGCTACGGTTCTCTACCTCACCACGGTTCACGTCGCGGCCGCGGTCGCCCGCCTGCCTCTTGAAGCCGGGCTCGATCGCCCCGTGCACGGAATCCCGTTCGCGGACCTCATCAACCGCATCGCCGAGGCGCACCACCTCAACCCGGCCCTCGTCGCCGCCGTGGTGGCCGCCGAGAGCGGATTCAACGCCCGAGCTCGATCGGCCCGCGGTGCCTACGGCCTGATGCAAGTTCTGCCAAATACCTGGCGGGAGCTCCCTTCCGGCGCCCCCTGCGCCCCCGAGATCGCGCATCTCACCGACCCGCCCTGCATGGACGATCCGGCGGCCAACCTCGAGGCGGGCACGGCGTATCTCAAGCGGCTTGTGGACCGGTTCGGAGGGAACTTCCCGTTCGCGCTCGCCGCCTACAACGCGGGGGCCGGCACCGTCGAGCAACACGAGGGTGTGCCGCCATTCCCGGAGACCACCCGATACCTTCGGCAAGTGGCCCTGGCGTGGTTTCACCTCCAGCACGACGGGACCCTCACCCCGTTCTGGCGGCGCTTCATCCACTCGGTGAACCGCGGCCAGGAGGCCAGGGTCGCGGTCTTGTTGTGCTTGATTGCGCTGGTCATCCCCGTGCTCTGGCGCACGCCAAAGGCCTATCCGCCACCTCTGAAGCAGGGGTACCGACGGTGA
- a CDS encoding septum formation initiator family protein — protein sequence MRAASPKRRRPSSWATSLSLQARVLAIVIGCLAGWILVALVGQYVRTYALEREAARLERHRQELLAENATLDAEIHRLRTDDQYIERLAREQLGMLRPGEMELVIVPRRTAGESRGPGAAPPGAAPPDSNALPPLITRIRDFLAHLLDAP from the coding sequence GTGAGAGCCGCAAGCCCCAAACGCCGCCGCCCATCTTCGTGGGCAACATCGCTATCGCTTCAGGCTCGGGTTCTGGCGATCGTGATCGGGTGCCTGGCCGGGTGGATTCTCGTCGCGCTTGTCGGTCAGTACGTCCGCACCTACGCGCTGGAGCGAGAGGCCGCGCGATTGGAGCGCCATCGCCAGGAACTTCTTGCCGAAAACGCCACCCTCGACGCCGAGATCCACCGATTGCGGACCGATGACCAGTATATCGAGCGCCTCGCCCGCGAGCAGCTCGGTATGCTCCGGCCCGGGGAAATGGAATTGGTCATCGTCCCACGGCGGACCGCGGGGGAGTCCCGGGGGCCGGGCGCGGCGCCGCCTGGGGCCGCGCCTCCCGATTCGAACGCCCTTCCTCCTCTGATCACCCGGATTCGGGATTTCCTCGCGCACCTACTGGATGCACCCTAA